A single genomic interval of Planctomycetota bacterium harbors:
- a CDS encoding DUF1501 domain-containing protein, with product MNEMSRRQFAARAAYTFLGVSMWPMLTPKSAAAAATGKAKNVIYLYMSGGMSHLDTFDPKPGTPEQGPMGVINTNVSGIRLGEHLKGMAKQMDKVAVVNSLRSTTGAHEQGQYMMHTSYAMRGTIIHPGMGSWLLALDGRHNPVLPGNVIIGGSSSQATSGFLESKYAPLPIGGARDGLPYGKVPFSEKDFYDRLSLADAYDKPFRHHYDQKQIRAYTNLYSDAIKLMNSKDTEVFDIMKEPEAMRTAYGNNGFGQGCLLARRLVEQQVRFVEVNLGGWDTHTDNFDALEDRVPVLDQAMSTLLSDLQSRGLLDSTLVVLATEFGRSPHINGSMGRDHHPKAFSGLLAGGGIKGGQVYGKTTSNGFDVEDKECRIPDFNATIAAALGLPLDKVVKSPSGRPFTVADKGKPLDGLL from the coding sequence ATGAATGAAATGTCCCGGCGTCAGTTCGCCGCCCGTGCGGCTTACACGTTCCTGGGGGTGAGCATGTGGCCCATGCTCACGCCCAAGTCCGCCGCCGCCGCTGCGACCGGCAAAGCCAAGAACGTCATCTACCTCTACATGTCCGGCGGCATGAGCCATCTGGACACCTTCGACCCCAAGCCCGGAACCCCCGAGCAGGGACCGATGGGCGTCATCAACACCAACGTCTCGGGCATCCGCCTCGGTGAGCATCTCAAAGGCATGGCCAAGCAGATGGACAAGGTCGCCGTGGTCAACTCCCTCCGCTCGACCACCGGCGCCCACGAGCAGGGCCAGTACATGATGCACACCAGCTACGCCATGCGCGGCACCATCATCCACCCCGGCATGGGCTCCTGGCTCCTCGCCCTCGACGGCCGGCACAACCCCGTCCTCCCCGGCAACGTCATCATCGGCGGCTCCAGCTCGCAGGCCACCAGCGGATTCCTCGAATCCAAGTACGCCCCCCTGCCCATCGGCGGCGCCCGCGACGGACTCCCCTACGGCAAGGTCCCCTTCTCCGAAAAAGACTTCTACGATCGCCTGAGCTTGGCCGACGCCTATGACAAGCCCTTCCGTCATCACTATGACCAGAAGCAGATTCGTGCCTACACGAACCTGTACTCCGATGCGATCAAGCTCATGAACTCCAAGGACACCGAAGTCTTCGACATCATGAAGGAACCCGAAGCCATGCGCACCGCGTATGGCAACAACGGATTCGGTCAGGGCTGCCTCCTCGCCCGCCGCCTCGTCGAACAGCAGGTCCGTTTCGTCGAAGTGAACCTCGGCGGATGGGACACGCATACCGACAACTTCGACGCCCTCGAGGACCGCGTCCCCGTCCTCGATCAGGCCATGTCCACCCTGCTCTCCGATCTGCAGAGCCGCGGACTCCTCGACTCGACCCTCGTCGTCCTCGCCACCGAGTTCGGCCGCTCCCCGCACATCAACGGCTCCATGGGCCGCGACCACCACCCCAAGGCCTTCTCCGGCCTCCTCGCCGGCGGCGGCATCAAGGGCGGACAGGTCTACGGCAAAACCACCTCCAACGGCTTCGACGTCGAAGACAAGGAATGCCGCATCCCCGACTTCAACGCCACCATCGCCGCCGCCCTGGGCCTCCCCCTCGACAAAGTCGTCAAAAGCCCCTCCGGCCGCCCCTTCACCGTCGCCGACAAAGGCAAACCCCTCGACGGTTTGCTCTGA
- a CDS encoding DUF1549 domain-containing protein, which yields MTVHGLGFRACRRFARLSLRRLHMIFSRSRLVLGLVAALVIVPTVMTAYADLSRESSLIERLGKQAAAPSIANKIASQDEIIEASRTIDQFIEAAYTEHKVQPNPPANDQIFMRRAYLDIIGRIPSFDETMDFLNSRDINKRAKLIDKLLDSAGHVSNDFNYWADVLRIKSDMYGGGQAYVDYVKDAIRTNMPYDKFVYSLVTAKGYTWEDGAAGYYLRDDGMPLDHLANDLQVFLGTSLVCAQCHDHPFDKWTQYEFYEMAAFTYGVNTRTEAPNVKQAKMMIKGDEPLMQTLDNIVRPLSYGVSVSNRNITLPSNYKYDDAKPNQVVKPFALFGDSPDLSKTDDVREAYAKWMTAKDNPRFAMVIANRMWKKVMGIGLANPIDAMTDDTKPSNPELLAYLTYKMKEFNFDLKQFERMLYNTRTYQRMVTVEDLPEEATYYFPGPLLHRMSAEQIWDSLMTLAIPDPDHRYGESTGRYDRGEQLAGLTPQQLIDIAKPRVEYDMKRREISKKIDEAKTAKNDALVKQLEKERRELKEPSMMIPMASMSGMSDKDKYKDRPKVDDSRWKDYNDGFKRASELRQPENYNHLLRQFGQADRELMSNACYEGNIIQVLAMFNGPITKWVMAPNSMLSQTLDKANNPADKLNVIFLSLLNRPPTPYERQVTGQMLGSQPDWDRVVWAVLNTREFSFVQ from the coding sequence ATGACGGTTCACGGATTGGGTTTCCGCGCATGCCGACGATTCGCGCGACTTTCACTTCGGAGACTGCACATGATCTTCTCTCGGTCCCGGCTGGTTCTCGGTCTGGTGGCGGCCCTCGTGATCGTGCCCACGGTGATGACGGCCTACGCTGATCTGTCCCGTGAATCGTCGCTGATCGAACGGCTGGGCAAGCAAGCCGCCGCGCCCTCGATCGCCAACAAGATCGCCTCGCAGGACGAGATCATCGAAGCCAGCCGCACCATCGATCAGTTCATCGAAGCCGCCTACACCGAACACAAAGTTCAGCCCAATCCCCCCGCCAACGATCAGATCTTCATGCGCCGCGCCTACCTGGACATCATCGGGCGCATTCCCTCGTTCGATGAGACCATGGACTTCCTCAACTCGCGCGACATCAACAAGCGCGCCAAGCTCATCGACAAGCTTCTGGACTCCGCCGGTCACGTCTCCAATGACTTTAACTACTGGGCCGACGTCCTCCGCATCAAGAGCGACATGTACGGCGGCGGGCAGGCCTACGTCGACTACGTCAAGGACGCCATCCGCACCAACATGCCCTACGACAAGTTCGTCTACTCCCTCGTGACCGCCAAGGGCTACACCTGGGAGGACGGCGCCGCCGGGTACTACCTCCGCGACGACGGCATGCCCCTCGACCACCTCGCCAACGACCTGCAGGTCTTCCTGGGCACCAGTCTCGTCTGTGCTCAGTGCCATGACCATCCCTTCGACAAGTGGACGCAGTACGAGTTCTACGAAATGGCCGCGTTCACCTACGGCGTCAACACCCGCACCGAGGCCCCGAACGTCAAACAGGCCAAGATGATGATCAAGGGCGACGAGCCCCTGATGCAGACCCTCGACAACATCGTCCGCCCGCTCAGCTACGGCGTGAGCGTCTCCAACCGCAACATCACCCTGCCCAGCAACTACAAGTACGACGACGCCAAGCCCAATCAGGTCGTCAAGCCCTTCGCGCTCTTCGGCGACTCGCCCGACTTGTCCAAGACCGACGATGTCCGCGAGGCCTACGCCAAATGGATGACCGCCAAGGACAATCCCCGCTTCGCCATGGTCATCGCCAATCGCATGTGGAAGAAGGTCATGGGCATCGGCCTGGCCAACCCCATCGACGCCATGACCGACGACACCAAGCCGTCCAACCCCGAACTCCTGGCCTATCTGACCTACAAGATGAAGGAGTTCAACTTCGACCTCAAGCAGTTTGAGCGCATGCTCTACAACACGCGCACCTATCAGCGCATGGTCACCGTCGAGGACCTGCCCGAGGAAGCGACGTACTACTTCCCCGGCCCGCTGCTGCACCGCATGAGCGCCGAGCAGATCTGGGATTCGCTCATGACCCTCGCCATCCCCGACCCCGATCACCGCTACGGCGAATCGACCGGCCGCTATGACCGCGGCGAGCAGCTTGCCGGGCTGACCCCGCAGCAGCTCATCGACATCGCCAAGCCGCGCGTCGAATACGACATGAAGCGCCGCGAGATCTCCAAGAAGATCGACGAGGCCAAGACCGCCAAGAACGACGCCCTCGTCAAGCAGCTTGAGAAGGAACGCCGGGAACTCAAGGAGCCGTCGATGATGATCCCGATGGCGTCCATGAGCGGCATGAGCGACAAGGACAAGTACAAGGACCGCCCCAAGGTCGACGATTCGCGCTGGAAGGATTACAACGACGGGTTCAAGCGCGCCTCCGAGCTGCGCCAGCCCGAAAATTACAACCACCTGCTCCGCCAGTTCGGACAGGCCGACCGCGAGCTGATGTCCAACGCCTGCTATGAAGGCAACATCATTCAGGTGCTCGCCATGTTCAACGGCCCGATCACCAAGTGGGTCATGGCCCCCAACTCGATGCTCTCCCAGACGCTTGACAAGGCCAACAACCCCGCCGACAAACTCAACGTCATCTTCCTGAGTCTCCTCAACCGTCCGCCCACGCCCTACGAACGCCAGGTCACCGGGCAAATGCTCGGCTCGCAGCCCGACTGGGACCGCGTCGTCTGGGCCGTCCTCAATACCCGCGAATTCTCCTTCGTCCAGTAA
- a CDS encoding sigma-70 family RNA polymerase sigma factor, translated as MRLFLAHQRRIYGFILAMLPNAADADDVLQETNLVMWDAFDRFEPGTDFAAWGMQIARFRILRYFEQRKRERRTFSQKTMEMLADEMAGMGNAPDAIHGILGECVDKLPAEERQLITMRYEQDAAVKDVADRMGLSIFTIYKRLNQTYLKLLNCIRRTMNPNREGAL; from the coding sequence ATGCGGCTTTTTCTGGCCCATCAGCGCCGCATCTACGGGTTCATCCTCGCGATGCTGCCCAATGCGGCGGACGCGGACGATGTCTTGCAGGAAACGAACCTGGTGATGTGGGACGCCTTCGATCGCTTCGAGCCGGGGACGGACTTCGCGGCGTGGGGCATGCAGATCGCCCGCTTCCGCATCCTGCGCTACTTCGAGCAGCGCAAGCGCGAGCGGCGGACGTTTTCGCAGAAGACGATGGAGATGCTCGCCGACGAGATGGCGGGGATGGGCAACGCCCCCGATGCGATCCACGGGATCCTCGGCGAGTGCGTCGACAAACTGCCGGCCGAAGAGCGGCAGCTCATCACGATGCGTTACGAGCAGGACGCGGCGGTCAAGGATGTGGCCGATCGCATGGGCCTGAGCATCTTCACGATCTACAAGCGGCTCAACCAGACGTACCTCAAACTGCTCAACTGCATCCGCCGCACGATGAACCCCAACCGGGAGGGGGCGCTATGA
- a CDS encoding DNRLRE domain-containing protein, which translates to MRIARWMTQAVFVMTIGGALATTHAAPVVTEAFSDAYTEQALINGQTANGAGLTGAWATTTTSGQPDTHAVGSSGLGYFVGNRVLLSTDGSLTFGTTGSASDRVSQASLASYTPTAGDLYFSGIVSAPSGTGFAMWRILDNVTTGLSPGDFGIQFGVNAGNVRIRARTTGGVSNTDFNVATSFVGNQNMFFVIKVEQNVSGSNDRVSVWLNPSNLGSEAAAGTPTFTTLVAAFDQTTSNRAVDNLSVRTVNYTGTSWAGFDEFRMAGSWAEAVPSQKMIAFKTVADTYVQADGSSGGSSQILAIKNASTLGFSRKIYSRFDLSSIDESMIKDARLSLTMDLAGGSSDMDQTHAWVFNVYGLKDGDAGESWNESTLTWATAPGNDTASGDGVLSGNTTLLGSFIVTGSERLNLMLTADELPGLVDFLKANLNGLATLIITRDTAGDGVELSPNTVHGIRSREYDIANGTNFAMTLLVTVPTPAALPAGLALMGLARLRRRGRADKTASR; encoded by the coding sequence ATGAGGATCGCACGTTGGATGACGCAAGCGGTGTTCGTGATGACGATCGGCGGGGCGCTGGCGACGACGCACGCGGCGCCGGTCGTGACCGAGGCGTTCAGTGACGCGTACACCGAGCAGGCGCTGATCAACGGGCAGACCGCCAACGGCGCGGGACTCACCGGCGCCTGGGCCACGACCACCACCAGCGGCCAGCCCGACACGCACGCCGTCGGGTCCAGCGGACTGGGCTATTTCGTCGGCAATCGCGTGCTCCTCTCGACCGACGGCAGTCTGACCTTCGGCACCACCGGCTCCGCCTCCGACCGCGTCTCCCAGGCCTCGCTCGCCTCCTATACGCCCACCGCCGGCGACCTCTACTTCAGCGGCATCGTCTCCGCGCCCTCCGGCACCGGCTTCGCCATGTGGCGCATCCTCGACAACGTCACGACCGGCCTGTCCCCCGGCGACTTCGGCATCCAGTTCGGCGTCAACGCCGGCAACGTCCGCATCCGCGCCCGCACCACCGGCGGCGTCTCCAACACCGACTTCAACGTCGCGACGAGCTTTGTCGGAAATCAGAACATGTTCTTCGTCATCAAGGTCGAGCAGAACGTCTCCGGGTCCAACGACCGCGTGAGCGTGTGGCTCAATCCCTCGAACCTCGGCTCCGAAGCCGCCGCCGGCACGCCGACGTTCACCACGCTCGTCGCCGCCTTCGATCAGACCACTTCCAACCGCGCTGTCGACAACCTCAGCGTCCGCACGGTGAATTACACCGGCACTTCGTGGGCCGGGTTCGATGAATTCCGCATGGCGGGTTCGTGGGCCGAAGCCGTGCCGAGTCAGAAGATGATCGCCTTCAAGACCGTCGCCGACACATACGTGCAGGCCGACGGGTCCAGCGGCGGTTCGTCGCAGATCCTGGCGATCAAGAACGCCTCCACGCTCGGCTTCTCCCGCAAAATCTACAGCCGCTTCGACCTCAGCTCGATCGACGAGTCGATGATCAAGGACGCGCGGCTGTCGCTGACGATGGACCTGGCCGGCGGGTCGTCGGACATGGATCAGACCCACGCATGGGTCTTCAATGTTTACGGCCTCAAGGACGGCGACGCCGGCGAAAGCTGGAACGAATCGACTCTCACCTGGGCCACCGCCCCCGGGAACGACACCGCCAGCGGCGACGGTGTTCTCTCGGGTAACACGACGCTGCTCGGCTCGTTCATCGTGACCGGCTCCGAACGCCTGAACCTGATGCTCACCGCCGACGAACTGCCCGGACTCGTCGACTTCCTCAAGGCCAATCTCAACGGCCTGGCCACGCTCATCATCACGCGCGACACCGCCGGCGACGGCGTCGAACTTTCGCCCAATACCGTGCACGGCATCCGAAGCCGCGAGTACGACATCGCCAATGGAACCAATTTCGCCATGACCCTCCTCGTCACCGTCCCGACCCCCGCCGCGCTGCCCGCGGGGTTGGCGCTGATGGGGCTGGCACGTCTGCGTCGCCGGGGCCGCGCCGACAAGACCGCTTCCCGCTGA
- a CDS encoding prepilin-type N-terminal cleavage/methylation domain-containing protein: MNAGSQSMIKRAAFTLIELLVVVSIIALLIAVLLPALTQARTRSKELVCAADLRALTQVTIMYANEYRGSLPDLGLKPGTNTAASQLYYTFIEWRKLFENKYGIRRNHWYSPNNPSWSGDDLYYWPTGVPSTSTDIVMGRFYFTSTKGNGRDVATSYMFNGLVDPLPVGEWPLFAQKLSDKPHWSIVWTDLNREYPSTPGYIDWSTPGANRIGANHLYGDIHDIPAGSHESHLDGSVEWVSGSDFKVRARPGNEIEAWW; this comes from the coding sequence ATGAATGCAGGTTCTCAGTCAATGATCAAGCGCGCCGCATTCACGCTCATCGAACTGCTCGTGGTGGTGTCCATCATCGCGCTGCTCATCGCTGTGCTGCTGCCCGCCCTGACGCAGGCCCGCACGCGGTCCAAGGAGCTTGTCTGCGCCGCTGACCTGCGCGCGCTGACGCAGGTCACGATCATGTACGCCAACGAGTACCGCGGGTCGCTGCCGGACTTGGGCCTCAAGCCCGGCACGAACACGGCGGCGTCGCAGCTCTACTACACCTTCATCGAATGGCGCAAGCTCTTCGAGAACAAGTACGGCATCCGCCGCAATCATTGGTACAGCCCGAACAATCCGTCGTGGAGCGGCGACGATCTGTACTACTGGCCGACCGGCGTCCCGTCGACCTCGACCGACATCGTGATGGGGCGATTCTATTTCACTTCGACGAAGGGCAACGGCCGGGATGTGGCGACGTCGTACATGTTCAACGGGCTGGTCGATCCGCTGCCCGTCGGCGAGTGGCCGCTCTTTGCACAGAAGCTTTCGGACAAGCCGCACTGGTCGATTGTCTGGACCGACCTGAATCGCGAGTATCCCTCGACGCCCGGTTACATCGACTGGTCCACGCCCGGCGCCAACCGCATCGGGGCCAATCATCTGTACGGCGATATACACGACATTCCCGCGGGGTCGCACGAATCGCATCTGGACGGCAGTGTGGAGTGGGTGTCCGGCTCCGACTTTAAGGTTCGCGCCCGACCGGGCAACGAAATCGAAGCATGGTGGTGA
- a CDS encoding prepilin-type N-terminal cleavage/methylation domain-containing protein, whose product MVVRIPKMRRTHDNPSAFTMIELLVVISIVALLVALLIPALAQSRLRAREVVCGSDIRTLSHATIVYATDNFGLMPDLSLKPGTTSTYTNDLYWTYPGWRNFFESNYNITRRQWYSVSNPSWSGDELYYWIGGASGGTAATATQLILGRFYLPSTLGNSDAIFNGTAGAVPASARPLFPTRLSSSAYWPYLWTDLNRVYPSGATINWSMSGASRIGANHLDNRNYTEMPGGTHIGYMDGSVVWVSGSQMKKRVVYNSVDYYW is encoded by the coding sequence ATGGTGGTGAGGATTCCGAAAATGCGCCGCACGCACGACAATCCGTCCGCGTTCACGATGATCGAACTGCTCGTGGTGATTTCGATCGTGGCGCTGCTCGTCGCCCTGCTCATCCCCGCGCTGGCCCAGTCACGCCTCCGCGCCAGGGAAGTCGTCTGCGGGTCGGACATCCGCACGCTCTCTCACGCCACGATCGTCTACGCCACCGACAACTTCGGCCTGATGCCCGACCTGTCGCTCAAACCCGGCACCACCAGCACCTACACGAATGATCTGTACTGGACCTATCCGGGCTGGCGGAATTTCTTTGAGAGCAATTACAACATCACCCGCCGCCAGTGGTACAGCGTGTCGAATCCCTCATGGAGCGGCGATGAACTGTACTACTGGATCGGCGGCGCGTCGGGCGGGACGGCGGCGACGGCGACGCAGCTCATCCTCGGACGCTTCTATCTGCCTTCGACCCTCGGTAATTCCGATGCGATCTTCAACGGCACCGCCGGCGCGGTCCCCGCCTCCGCGCGCCCGCTGTTCCCGACACGGCTCTCGTCCAGCGCGTACTGGCCCTACCTCTGGACCGACCTCAACCGCGTCTACCCCAGCGGTGCGACAATCAACTGGTCCATGTCCGGCGCGTCGCGCATCGGCGCCAACCACCTGGACAACCGCAACTACACCGAAATGCCCGGCGGAACGCACATCGGGTACATGGACGGCAGCGTCGTGTGGGTCAGCGGATCGCAGATGAAGAAGCGGGTCGTGTACAATAGCGTCGACTATTACTGGTGA
- the pstB gene encoding phosphate ABC transporter ATP-binding protein yields MIQTTPKPQTTLTTKPAPAPTLDIVIDCHIKELYYGSFKAVRDTHIPIERGTITAFIGPSGCGKSTALRCINRMNDLIPGFSFDGHVHYQGLNIYDRRVDPVIVRRKIGMVFQQPNPFHMSIFNNVAFGLRLNKYKGNVHEQVEKALRGAALWDEVKDKLKSSGLSLSGGQQQRLCIARAIATEPEVLLMDEPCSALDPIATRRIEELMVELKERYTIAIVTHNLQQAARVADKTGFMYVDTSEGGRTGYLVEYDDTRKIFEAPQEFHTLQYIRGEFS; encoded by the coding sequence ATGATCCAGACAACCCCCAAGCCGCAGACGACCCTGACCACGAAGCCCGCGCCGGCGCCGACGCTGGACATCGTCATCGATTGCCACATCAAGGAGCTGTACTACGGCTCCTTCAAGGCCGTCCGCGATACGCACATCCCCATCGAGCGCGGCACGATCACCGCCTTCATCGGCCCCTCCGGCTGCGGCAAGAGCACCGCACTCCGCTGCATCAACCGGATGAACGATCTGATCCCCGGATTCAGCTTCGACGGACACGTGCACTATCAGGGCTTGAACATCTACGACCGGCGCGTCGATCCCGTCATCGTCCGCCGCAAAATCGGCATGGTGTTCCAGCAGCCCAACCCGTTCCACATGAGCATCTTCAACAACGTCGCCTTCGGCCTCCGCCTCAATAAGTACAAGGGCAATGTGCACGAGCAGGTCGAAAAGGCCCTGCGCGGCGCCGCCCTGTGGGACGAGGTCAAGGACAAGCTCAAGTCCAGCGGCCTCTCGCTCTCGGGCGGTCAGCAGCAGCGCCTGTGCATCGCCCGCGCGATCGCCACCGAGCCCGAAGTCCTGCTCATGGACGAGCCCTGCTCCGCGCTCGACCCGATCGCCACGCGGCGGATCGAGGAACTCATGGTCGAGCTCAAGGAACGCTACACCATCGCCATCGTGACGCACAACCTTCAGCAGGCCGCCCGCGTCGCCGACAAGACCGGCTTCATGTACGTCGACACCTCCGAAGGCGGCCGCACCGGCTACCTCGTCGAATATGACGACACCCGCAAAATCTTCGAAGCCCCCCAGGAATTCCATACCCTTCAGTACATCCGCGGCGAATTCAGCTAA
- the pstA gene encoding phosphate ABC transporter permease PstA — MSTSPAAIPAHHAAYFRSYRDRRTLVSMLLSLLAGGLTVIACIPLFSVLIMLIYRGGTRIIHGGLATFTQLPPGPRDAGGGFGNAIVGTLLMVGIAALISVPFGVLGAIFLAEYGRDSKAATIVRFSAKVLTGFPSILAGVFAYAAIVAVMGKFSALAGGAALSVLMIPIVLLTAEEAINMVPAKMKQAAVGMGATRAQVTWKVVVPTALPGILTGVMLAVARAAGETAPLIFTALSSNFMWPVNQNNPYVHLFQPTASMSVFIYNSAGSPFDNLIDLAWAASLVLVLLVLAFNIGGQILSRRSRPQG, encoded by the coding sequence ATGAGCACCTCCCCCGCCGCGATTCCCGCCCATCACGCCGCGTATTTCCGCAGCTACCGCGATCGCCGCACGCTTGTGAGCATGCTGCTGAGTCTGCTCGCCGGCGGGCTGACGGTCATCGCCTGCATCCCGCTGTTTTCCGTCTTGATCATGCTCATCTACCGCGGCGGGACGCGCATCATTCACGGCGGACTCGCCACCTTCACGCAACTCCCCCCCGGCCCGCGCGACGCCGGCGGCGGTTTCGGCAACGCCATCGTCGGCACGCTCCTGATGGTCGGCATCGCCGCACTTATCAGCGTGCCCTTCGGCGTGCTGGGCGCGATCTTCCTCGCGGAATACGGTCGCGACTCAAAAGCCGCGACCATCGTCCGTTTCTCCGCCAAAGTGCTCACCGGCTTCCCCTCGATTCTCGCCGGCGTCTTCGCCTATGCGGCCATCGTCGCGGTGATGGGCAAGTTCTCCGCCCTCGCCGGCGGCGCCGCCCTGTCCGTCCTGATGATTCCGATCGTGCTGCTGACCGCCGAAGAAGCGATCAACATGGTCCCCGCCAAGATGAAGCAGGCGGCCGTCGGCATGGGCGCCACACGCGCGCAGGTCACATGGAAAGTCGTCGTCCCCACCGCCCTGCCCGGCATCCTCACCGGCGTCATGCTCGCCGTCGCACGCGCCGCCGGCGAAACCGCCCCGCTGATCTTCACGGCTCTTTCCAGTAATTTTATGTGGCCTGTTAATCAAAATAATCCGTACGTCCACCTGTTCCAACCCACTGCATCGATGTCCGTCTTCATTTACAATTCAGCCGGCAGCCCGTTCGACAACCTGATCGATCTGGCGTGGGCCGCCTCGCTGGTCCTGGTGCTTCTGGTTCTCGCGTTCAACATCGGTGGTCAGATTCTTTCTCGTCGTAGCAGACCGCAAGGGTAA
- the pstC gene encoding phosphate ABC transporter permease subunit PstC: MDSPMSSVPSNPTNALATISRPPTGFDRFVDRGTRWSATGFAWGTVLLLAYILYMIGVAAVPAFRAFGVKLVFSDNWDVGREEFGLRAPIFGTVYSSLIGLSIATVFGVAIAIFLSQDFLPKKITLVFKNIVELLAAIPSVVYGLWGIYVVIPLLRPICHFLGQHLSWIPFFKGTLVGPGMLPAAMVLAIMVLPTIAALSRDALSAVDPKLRNAAYGMGCTRWEVILKVLLPTASTGIMGSIILGFGRALGETMALAMLLGNVNAFHLSLFAPGNTLAALIANNFPEAGRTEQNVLLFAGLVLLSITLLVNVAGSMVIMYSNRDRKGARQ, encoded by the coding sequence ATCGACAGCCCCATGAGCAGCGTGCCCTCCAACCCGACGAACGCACTGGCGACCATCTCGCGCCCGCCGACGGGTTTCGACCGCTTCGTCGACCGCGGCACGCGCTGGTCCGCCACGGGCTTCGCATGGGGCACCGTCCTGCTTCTGGCCTACATCCTCTACATGATCGGCGTCGCCGCCGTCCCCGCCTTCCGCGCGTTCGGCGTCAAGCTCGTCTTCTCCGACAACTGGGACGTCGGACGCGAAGAATTCGGCCTCCGCGCCCCGATCTTCGGAACCGTCTACAGCTCCCTCATCGGACTTTCCATCGCGACCGTGTTCGGCGTCGCCATCGCCATCTTCCTCAGCCAGGACTTCCTCCCCAAAAAGATCACGCTCGTCTTCAAGAACATCGTCGAGCTGCTCGCGGCGATCCCCAGCGTCGTCTACGGACTTTGGGGCATCTACGTCGTCATCCCCCTGCTGCGCCCGATCTGTCATTTCCTCGGGCAGCATCTTTCGTGGATCCCCTTCTTCAAAGGCACGCTTGTGGGCCCGGGCATGCTCCCGGCGGCGATGGTGCTGGCCATCATGGTCCTGCCGACGATCGCCGCGCTCTCGCGCGATGCGCTCTCCGCCGTCGATCCCAAACTGCGCAACGCCGCCTACGGCATGGGCTGCACGCGATGGGAAGTCATCCTCAAAGTCCTGCTGCCCACCGCTTCGACCGGCATCATGGGCTCGATCATTCTCGGGTTCGGCCGGGCGCTGGGCGAGACGATGGCGCTGGCGATGCTCCTCGGCAACGTCAATGCGTTTCACCTCTCGCTCTTCGCACCGGGCAACACCCTCGCCGCACTGATCGCCAACAACTTCCCCGAAGCCGGCCGGACCGAGCAGAACGTGCTGCTGTTCGCCGGGCTCGTGCTGCTTTCGATCACGCTGCTGGTCAACGTCGCCGGTTCGATGGTGATCATGTATTCCAATCGCGACCGCAAGGGGGCGCGCCAATGA